A DNA window from Streptococcus parapneumoniae contains the following coding sequences:
- the glyA gene encoding serine hydroxymethyltransferase has product MIFDKDDFKAYDADLWNAIAKEEERQQNNIELIASENVVSKAIMAAQGSILTNKYAEGYPGRRYYGGTDVVDVVESLAIERAKEIFGAKFANVQPHSGSQANCAAYMALIEPGDTVMGMDLAAGGHLTHGAPVSFSGQTYNFVSYSVDPETELLDFDAILKQAQEVKPKLIVAGASAYSQIIDFSKFREIADAVGAKLMVDMAHIAGLVAAGLHPSPVPYAHITTTTTHKTLRGPRGGLILTNDEDLAKKINSAIFPGIQGGPLEHVVAAKAVSFKEILDPAFKEYAANVIKNSKAMVEVFLQDPDFRIISGGTENHLFLVDVTKVVENGKVAQNLLDEVNITLNKNSIPYETLSPFKTSGIRIGSAAITARGFGEEESRKVAELIIKTLKNAENEAVLEEVRSAVKELTDAFPLYED; this is encoded by the coding sequence CTTCGGAAAACGTAGTTTCCAAGGCTATTATGGCAGCTCAAGGGTCTATCTTGACGAATAAATACGCCGAAGGTTACCCAGGACGCCGTTACTATGGTGGAACTGATGTGGTAGATGTGGTAGAAAGTCTAGCTATTGAACGTGCAAAAGAAATTTTCGGCGCTAAATTCGCTAATGTCCAACCTCACTCAGGAAGCCAAGCCAACTGTGCGGCTTACATGGCCTTGATTGAGCCAGGTGATACCGTTATGGGAATGGATTTGGCAGCAGGTGGACACTTGACCCACGGAGCTCCAGTTAGTTTCTCAGGTCAAACCTACAACTTTGTTTCTTACAGTGTTGACCCTGAAACGGAACTCTTGGATTTTGATGCTATCTTGAAACAAGCCCAAGAAGTAAAACCAAAATTGATCGTAGCAGGTGCTTCAGCCTATTCTCAAATTATCGACTTTTCAAAATTCCGTGAAATCGCAGATGCTGTTGGAGCTAAGCTCATGGTAGATATGGCTCATATCGCTGGTTTGGTTGCTGCTGGTCTTCACCCAAGCCCAGTACCATACGCTCATATCACCACAACAACGACCCACAAAACCCTTCGTGGACCACGTGGTGGTTTGATTTTGACTAATGATGAAGACCTAGCTAAGAAGATCAATTCAGCTATTTTCCCTGGTATTCAGGGCGGTCCTTTGGAGCATGTTGTGGCCGCTAAGGCTGTTTCCTTTAAAGAGATATTAGATCCGGCTTTCAAGGAATACGCTGCCAATGTCATCAAAAACAGCAAGGCTATGGTAGAAGTCTTCTTGCAAGATCCTGATTTCCGTATCATTTCTGGTGGGACTGAAAACCATCTCTTCCTAGTGGATGTGACTAAGGTTGTAGAAAACGGAAAAGTTGCTCAAAACTTGCTGGATGAAGTCAATATTACCCTAAATAAAAATTCAATTCCTTACGAAACCTTGTCACCATTCAAGACAAGTGGGATTCGTATCGGATCTGCAGCCATTACTGCGCGTGGATTTGGTGAAGAAGAAAGTCGCAAAGTGGCTGAATTGATCATTAAAACCCTTAAAAATGCAGAAAATGAGGCTGTCTTAGAAGAAGTGAGAAGTGCAGTCAAAGAATTGACAGATGCCTTCCCATTATACGAGGACTAA